The window TCTACTAAAAAAAGATAAATAGTAAAATTTAAAAATCTGGCTTGTGCTTAAACTGAAAAATTAATGTCTTTTTACACGCTACATTTCATACACAAGCCGTTACCACACATTTGAAAAAAACATTATTCATAATCATATCACTATTTTTATTGAATACTGCCTTATCGCAGGAAATTCACAAAACGTATATCTATAAAATTGAAAAGACTAAATCTCGATTGGGTAGCGGAATAAAATGGAATTATTTGGATATGGATAGTTTAGTATTATATAAAAACCAAACTTTCCATTGGACGAAAAAATATATGTTTCATCAAATTGACTTTACCGAATTAAAAGGAAAATGGAAAATTGAAGATGACACATTAAAAATCTATATCAAATCAGAAACCGATACTGGAATTAGAAACAAATGGAATGAAATTGATAAGTATTGCTCTTTTGAGGTAAGACGCCGAAAAATCAAACCCATTGATGGAATTGAATTTGCAACTAGAAAACTAAAACTGATAATAGATTGATTTTTATAAATTGAGCAAAAATTTTCAAGTCAAAAATTATAATCTGTCGAGAAATACGTGCTGTAACAAAGTACTGTGGTAAAAACAAATAAAATCTGCTTTATTTTATCAATAGAGTACTTCTGTAAGAATCATCGTAAATGAGTCCTGATTTTAATAACACCGAGGTTGAAACATTTTATGAAGTTTTCACGATTTTAAATTTACTGTTGTTTTATTTTCTATTTCGTAGTTGTATTTGTTCCAGAAACAATATTCAGAAAAAGACGCGTAGTTAAGATTTAAAATACTTGTACTGAATTTATCAAAGTATGGCCTGTACTTAATCTGGAAATAATGTCTTATTTTGCACGATATCAGATGGATAAAACTGTTTTGATTCATTATTAGAAAGCACTAACCAATGATAAAGTTCTTTAGAAAAATTAGAAAAAACCTACTTTCAGAAGGTAAAACAGGAAAGTATTTCAAGTATGCTATTGGAGAAATAGTTCTAGTTGTAATTGGAATTTTAATCGCATTACAGATTAACAACTGGAACAATGATCTACAAAATTTAAAAAAGGAACAAGATGTTTTAAAAAATTTAAAAGCTGAAGTTCTACAGAATTTAAAAGAGATTAAAAGAGACCATGAATTCAACGTAGAGTGTTTAGATGCTTGTTACACCCTTTTAAATATCGATAAAACCAAATCGGTAAATCCTCTTAAAATAGACAGCTTGATGGGTACGGCTCTAGACTACGCCACTTTCGACGCGCGTTTAGGTGTTGTTAATGATGTTATTTCTTCAGGAAAACTGGAGCTGATAAAAAACGAAGATCTAAGACTTTTATTAAATCAATGGACTGGCGAATTGAGCGATTATGTAGAGGATGCAATGGTACGAAGAAACTTTATTTCTAATAATTACGACATTTTAACGAGGCACATACCTGTAAGGAATGGTGATAAAACACAAGATAGATCCGATTATAAAAAAACATATACAATAAAACCCATAACTGTAGATATTAGTAATTATCAAAAATTTATTGAAGATACAGAAGTTGATAATGCTTGGTACAGCCACTATATAAATCAATCTTTTGTAACGATTAATGAAAAAGAGGTTGAGCGTTTTTTATTGAAAATTTTAGATCTAATAAATAAAAATATCGATGATTAAATTCTTCAGAAAAATACGTCTGGATGCGCTTTCGCGAAAGCGGTTTCCCAAATACTTCACCTACGCCATAGGTGAGATATTCCTTGTGGTTATTGGAATTCTAATTGCTCTAGCCATTAGTAATTGGAATAATAATCGTCAACAAAATAATACTATTAATTTTTACCTTGAAAAACTTTTAGAAGAAGTCACGCAACAAATTACGATTACCGAAGAGCACATTAAACGAAATGAGGGCTTGGTACAAAAGCAAACAAAAACGCTTAAAATACTAGCCTCAAAAAACGAAAGTGCCATTCCTGAACTTAGAGAAATAATAGGTGCTACTGCCACCGTCTGGACAAATGAGTATTCTTTTGACACCTTTAACGAGTTTAAGCAACAAGGATTACTAAGCCAAGTGAAAAATCAAAAACTAAAACAGTTATTAAAGGATTTAGAATCTATTTTGACACAAGTTAAAAGCTATGACAACTATTTAGATGACCAGTACAATACGTTAATAGAACCCTATTTTGCCAAGCATATTAATTACGCACAAAATGCATTGCCTGCCTATAGACAAGGTCTCGTTTCTGGCGGACCAAAAACGGACTATAAAGCACTATTTGATTCTATAGAATTGTGGAATGTAACCAGCCTTAAACTGGAAACAACTAATGGCAATCTCTATGCTTTAAACAAAATGTTAGAAACACTTAAGGCGTTAAAATTAAACTTAGAAAAAGAGATTAGTAATGATTAAGTTCTTTAGAAAAATACGTTTGGATGCGCTTTCGCGAAAGCGTATACCAAAATACCTCACCTACGCCATTGGCGAAATCATCCTCGTGGTCATAGGAATTTTAATTGCGCTGCAGATCAATAATTGGAACGAAAACAAAAAATCAGTAAAACTTGAGCAAACCTACTACTGTAAAATTGCCGAAGATTTACAAGTAGATATTAGAAATATTGATAGTTCATTAGTAACTATAGATAAGCGACTAGAAAGAACAGAACGGTTTTTGAAAAATCTTTTAAAAATCCAAAAGGATAAACAAGTTATTTTCAAAGACTTCATACCGACATTTAGATATTATAAATTCATCCCAACCAAACCAGCTATTGTCGATATCACTTCATCTGGAAAACTTGAAACGCTTAGAAATCAAACGTTGAAAAACAGAATTTTAAGCCATTACACTGAACAAGACAATGCATTACAAATCATTGAGATAAATGACAATGCACATATCCAAAAAATTATTGATATTGAAAAATTTGCCGATTTTGGATTCCAAGAAATACCACAATATCAAAACTTATTTGATGAAGAATTACAAGGATTGTTATCGAGCACACAATGGCAACAAAATTCGGATGACGAATTATTTGTAAAGGTTAAGGATGCTATGATTTTAAATATAATTAGAAGTGATCGGGAAAAAGAGCTGCTTAACGGTATTAAAGATAATGCCGAGGAATTGAATAATTTATTAATTGAAAACTGCAATTGATGTGCTGAAACTCTTTGAGAAACTAAAAAAAATAAAGAAATAACATAATGTATAAAAATAGTAGCGTTTTAATTGCCAAATTGAAAGTAAGTAAATTTTAAAAAGGTCTATGTTTAATTAACAAGTACGTTCTTGTAAAGATGCTACAATTCTTATAATAGAACGTCAGATGTTATAGGTCATTTAACAATAAAATGAGATAGCTGAGAATAAATCAAGGAATACACTAAACCAATAGAATTATGAATAAAATAATCAACCGACTGACTTTACTGACAACACTTTGCATAATAGCTCTTGGGTTACAAAGTTGTGAACAAAAACAAAAGGAAGAATCGAAAGCAATTGAAAAAGAATTGGTTGTTAAATCCGAAGAGCCTGAATATTTTTTGTTACGACCAGAAGTAGAAAAAGCATACGGATATTCACACGCTGTGAAAATCGGTAATAGCATTAAAATTTCAGGAGCCGTAAGCATGGACGATGAAGGAAATCCGACAGCTATCGGTGATATTGAACAACAGATGATAAACTGTTATGCTGATTTGGAAAAAGTATTAAAACACTTTGACTGTACTTTTGATGATGTTGTAAAAGAAGACATTTTTACAACTGATATGGCGCAAATGTTAGAAAAATCAGCATATAGAGCAGAAGTTTATAAGAACGGATTTCCGACTGGATCTTGGCTTGAAGTAAAGGGACTGGCGCTTCCTGAATTGATGGTTGAAATAGAACTTGAAGTACATAAGCCAGAATAAATTTTATGACTTATATAAAAAGAAAACGAGTAATTTAGACACGAAAACCTATGATAAAATTTTTTAGGAAAATTCGACAAAATTTACTTTCAGAAGGGAAGACTGGAAAATACTTCAAATATGCCATTGGCGAAATTGTTCTTGTGGTGATCGGTATTTTAATTGCATTATCGATTAATAATTTAAATGAACAACGCAAAGCAAATATTAAAGAACAAGCTATTTTAAAAAGGCTTGAAAAGGAATTCATATCTAATAGAAAACAACTTCTTGATAAAATCGAACTCAGGAATACGTTAATTGAAAGTTGTAGGCAATTACTGGAAAATTTTGATAACCCAGAAAATGCTTCACGCGATAGTGTATTTGTCTATTTAAGTACAATTCAGCCACCTACCTTTGATCCTATTCAAAATGACCTGGTAAGTTCTGGAAATATTGAAATTTTGAAAAATGAAGAATTAAAGCAAATGCTCGTTAATTGGAGCACAGATGTGATTCAACTTCAAGAAGTGGAGCGAATATTTCTCAGATTTTGTGAACAAGAATTCTATCCTTATTCCAATGAAATAGATATTCAGCGTGAATTAGCATATTACTATTACAAGAACATCCCAAAAAATTTGTTGGACCCTAGACAAGTTAAAAACCTCATACCAGGAAAATCAAAACTCGTTACAAGAACTACGGATGAACTTTTGAAAGACGTGAAACTAGAAGGTATGGTCGCATGGTCATTGACTCTAAACATGTTCAACAATCAAGAATCTGAAACATTAATGAAGAGAATTAATAGTATCTTAAACGTCTTAGATGCAGAAATCAAAAAGTAACGAAAGCACAAAAGCGTGTATAATTAATTGCAATAAATTAATAATTTTATTTACTTCTGCATTTATTTTATTATTAGCCTCATGTACTGACATAAATTTTAATTCTAGTAAATGGAAAGCTTGGAATGAAAGAACTGGTAAATTGACTTTAAGATGGGATATGTGCGATGATTTAATTGAAGAACATTTATCTATTGGAATGGAAAGAGCAAGAATTGTTGAGCTCTTAGGAGAACCATCTTCAGATTGCATTCAATCAGATTGTGATATGATCTATGAATTAGGTCCTTGTAGAAGAGGCATAAATTACGGCAGCCTATACCTGTCTTTTAAAAATAATAGATTAATTGAAATTTTTAAACACTGCGGCTGAAATTGCAAGGAATAAAATCAATTGAATCAAAAATAATATGCTTTGCGTGATCAGTATGTAACAACATTGTTGATGACTCCAGTTTGTATTTTTTTTCTATCTCATTATTATGGTGGTTTTACCAAGTCATTTTTTTGAATAATAAGTATACATAAAGTCTCAAAGTCTTACAGTACAACTATAACCAGTTTTTAACGAGTTTGATCAAAAATCAAAACCTATAGTGCCGTTTTTAAAACTTAGATTTTTAGAGGGAAATATCTGCTGCAAGAGCTTAGAATCATGAAATTTTGCAGTGGTGTGATGTGCAATACTTCCTTTATGAATGCTCACTACTTCGTCGCAAAGCGATAAGGCGAGC is drawn from Nonlabens dokdonensis DSW-6 and contains these coding sequences:
- a CDS encoding DUF6090 family protein, which encodes MIKFFRKIRQNLLSEGKTGKYFKYAIGEIVLVVIGILIALSINNLNEQRKANIKEQAILKRLEKEFISNRKQLLDKIELRNTLIESCRQLLENFDNPENASRDSVFVYLSTIQPPTFDPIQNDLVSSGNIEILKNEELKQMLVNWSTDVIQLQEVERIFLRFCEQEFYPYSNEIDIQRELAYYYYKNIPKNLLDPRQVKNLIPGKSKLVTRTTDELLKDVKLEGMVAWSLTLNMFNNQESETLMKRINSILNVLDAEIKK
- a CDS encoding DUF6090 family protein produces the protein MIKFFRKIRKNLLSEGKTGKYFKYAIGEIVLVVIGILIALQINNWNNDLQNLKKEQDVLKNLKAEVLQNLKEIKRDHEFNVECLDACYTLLNIDKTKSVNPLKIDSLMGTALDYATFDARLGVVNDVISSGKLELIKNEDLRLLLNQWTGELSDYVEDAMVRRNFISNNYDILTRHIPVRNGDKTQDRSDYKKTYTIKPITVDISNYQKFIEDTEVDNAWYSHYINQSFVTINEKEVERFLLKILDLINKNIDD
- a CDS encoding DUF6090 family protein, encoding MIKFFRKIRLDALSRKRIPKYLTYAIGEIILVVIGILIALQINNWNENKKSVKLEQTYYCKIAEDLQVDIRNIDSSLVTIDKRLERTERFLKNLLKIQKDKQVIFKDFIPTFRYYKFIPTKPAIVDITSSGKLETLRNQTLKNRILSHYTEQDNALQIIEINDNAHIQKIIDIEKFADFGFQEIPQYQNLFDEELQGLLSSTQWQQNSDDELFVKVKDAMILNIIRSDREKELLNGIKDNAEELNNLLIENCN
- a CDS encoding RidA family protein; the encoded protein is MNKIINRLTLLTTLCIIALGLQSCEQKQKEESKAIEKELVVKSEEPEYFLLRPEVEKAYGYSHAVKIGNSIKISGAVSMDDEGNPTAIGDIEQQMINCYADLEKVLKHFDCTFDDVVKEDIFTTDMAQMLEKSAYRAEVYKNGFPTGSWLEVKGLALPELMVEIELEVHKPE